A single region of the Polymorphum gilvum SL003B-26A1 genome encodes:
- the fdnG gene encoding formate dehydrogenase-N subunit alpha codes for MNVQVTRRMFLRGAGGSLAGTAIGAFGFGGSEQALASTVRQFKLTSATETRNTCPYCSVSCGMLIYSRGDVSKGEKAEIFHVEGDADNPVNRGTLCPKGSGVLDFIKSRQRVTEPLYRKPGSDRWETVSWDFAMERIARLMKDDRDANFIERNGDGTTVNRWLSTGFLAGCATSNETGWLTWKTVRGLGLVQVDNQARIUHAPTVASLAPTFGRGAMTNSWTDIKNADVVLIMGGNAAEAHPCGFKWVTEAKHHNKARLVVVDPRFTRSAAVADYYCPIRPGTDTAYLLGVINYLLTENKVHKDYVAHYTNASFIVRGDYAFDEGEGLYSGYNADRRAYDRTSWEYEFGEDGFARRDLSMTHPRSVFQLLKKHVARYTPETVERITGAPRDKFLQVCEYIGSTGNGERSMTIMYALGWTQHTHGSQNIRTAAMIQLLLGNQGVPGGGVNALRGHSNVQGLTDIGVLAHLTPGYLGMPRDAEGNFDGHMAARDFRPLLPDQTSFWQNYKKFYVSLLKAMYGTNATPENDFGFDWLPKIDKVYDTLQIFERVHNGEVNGFICQGFNPLMSVPNKAKMSAGLSKLKFLVTMDPLMTDTAEFWKNHGEANPVDSAAIQTEVFVLPTNCFAEDEGSFTNSSRTLNWRWKAAEPPGNARHDAQVIAELFQRIRKLYEDEGGTAPEPILNIDWQYADPMYPQPDELLRELNGKALTDIPDASDPTKKQYSAGQQLASFGHLKDDGSTMAACWIYTGSYTEAGNITARRDNADPSGLGVHPNWGFAWPANRRVLYNRASADPQGRPWSERKRYLEWDGTKWVGPDVPDYGATVNPNRDVGPFIMNPEGVSRLFARKLMAEGPFPEHYEPFESPVANVLHPNTSANPTARVFQGDLEAFGTSDAFPYVATTYRLVEHFHWWTKTAKLNAIVQPEFFVEINPALAAEKGISNGDWVRVSSNRGSVKGKAVVTKRIPELKVDGKTVHVVGMPLHYGFVGETKVAIGVNALTPYVGDANTNTPEYKAFLVNIERSDAPSVA; via the coding sequence ATGAACGTTCAAGTCACAAGACGCATGTTCCTGCGAGGGGCCGGCGGCTCCTTGGCGGGAACGGCGATTGGTGCGTTCGGATTCGGCGGCTCGGAGCAGGCCTTGGCCTCGACTGTGCGCCAGTTCAAGCTCACCTCGGCCACCGAAACACGCAACACATGCCCCTACTGCTCCGTCAGCTGCGGCATGCTCATCTACAGCCGCGGCGACGTCTCCAAGGGCGAGAAGGCCGAGATCTTCCATGTCGAAGGCGACGCCGACAACCCGGTGAACCGGGGCACGCTGTGCCCCAAGGGATCAGGCGTGCTCGACTTCATCAAGTCCAGGCAGCGCGTCACCGAACCGCTGTACCGCAAGCCCGGTTCTGACCGGTGGGAAACGGTCAGCTGGGACTTCGCCATGGAGCGCATCGCGCGTTTGATGAAGGACGATCGCGACGCGAACTTCATCGAGCGCAACGGCGACGGGACGACGGTCAACCGCTGGCTGTCGACCGGCTTCCTTGCCGGCTGCGCGACGTCGAACGAAACCGGCTGGCTCACCTGGAAGACGGTGCGTGGTCTGGGGCTCGTCCAGGTCGACAACCAGGCGCGCATCTGACACGCCCCCACGGTGGCCAGTCTGGCTCCGACGTTCGGGCGTGGTGCGATGACCAACAGCTGGACCGACATCAAGAATGCCGATGTCGTCCTGATCATGGGCGGCAATGCCGCCGAAGCGCATCCCTGCGGCTTCAAGTGGGTAACCGAGGCCAAGCATCACAACAAGGCGCGCCTTGTGGTGGTGGACCCGCGGTTCACGCGATCGGCCGCGGTGGCCGATTACTACTGTCCGATCCGTCCGGGCACCGATACCGCGTATCTGCTCGGCGTGATCAACTACCTGCTGACCGAAAACAAGGTCCACAAGGACTACGTGGCGCATTACACCAACGCCTCGTTCATCGTCCGGGGCGACTATGCCTTCGACGAGGGGGAAGGGCTGTACTCCGGCTACAATGCCGACCGGCGAGCCTATGACCGCACGTCCTGGGAGTACGAGTTCGGCGAGGACGGATTCGCCAGGCGCGACCTGTCGATGACGCATCCGCGTTCGGTGTTCCAGCTGCTCAAGAAGCACGTCGCGCGCTACACGCCCGAGACGGTGGAACGCATCACCGGCGCGCCCAGGGACAAGTTCCTGCAGGTCTGCGAGTACATCGGCTCCACCGGCAACGGCGAGCGGTCGATGACCATCATGTACGCGCTCGGCTGGACCCAGCACACGCATGGCTCGCAGAACATCCGCACGGCGGCCATGATCCAGCTGCTGCTGGGCAACCAGGGCGTACCGGGTGGCGGCGTGAACGCGTTGCGCGGGCATTCGAACGTACAGGGCCTCACCGACATCGGCGTGCTGGCGCATCTGACGCCCGGCTATCTGGGCATGCCGCGCGATGCGGAAGGGAACTTCGACGGCCACATGGCGGCGCGCGACTTCCGTCCGCTGCTGCCGGACCAGACGAGCTTCTGGCAGAACTACAAGAAGTTCTACGTCAGCCTGCTCAAGGCCATGTACGGGACGAACGCGACGCCGGAGAACGATTTCGGCTTCGACTGGCTGCCGAAGATCGACAAGGTCTACGACACGCTGCAGATCTTCGAGCGGGTCCATAACGGCGAGGTCAACGGCTTCATCTGCCAGGGCTTCAACCCGCTGATGTCGGTGCCCAACAAGGCCAAGATGTCGGCCGGGCTGTCGAAGCTGAAGTTCCTGGTCACGATGGACCCGCTGATGACCGACACGGCGGAGTTCTGGAAGAACCACGGCGAGGCCAATCCGGTCGATTCGGCGGCGATCCAGACCGAGGTGTTCGTGCTGCCGACCAACTGCTTCGCGGAGGATGAAGGCAGCTTCACCAACTCGAGCCGGACGCTGAACTGGCGCTGGAAGGCGGCGGAGCCGCCCGGAAACGCGCGCCACGACGCCCAGGTCATCGCCGAGCTGTTTCAGCGGATCCGCAAGCTCTACGAGGACGAGGGCGGCACGGCACCCGAGCCGATCCTGAACATCGACTGGCAGTACGCAGATCCGATGTATCCTCAGCCCGACGAACTGCTTCGGGAACTTAACGGCAAGGCGCTGACGGACATCCCCGACGCGTCGGACCCGACCAAGAAGCAGTATTCCGCCGGGCAACAGCTGGCTAGCTTCGGCCATCTGAAGGACGACGGTTCGACCATGGCGGCCTGCTGGATCTACACCGGCAGCTATACCGAGGCGGGCAACATCACGGCACGGCGGGACAATGCCGATCCGTCGGGCCTCGGCGTGCATCCCAACTGGGGCTTCGCCTGGCCTGCGAACCGGCGCGTCCTCTATAACCGTGCCTCTGCCGACCCGCAGGGCCGGCCGTGGAGCGAGCGCAAGCGCTACCTCGAATGGGACGGCACCAAGTGGGTCGGACCCGACGTGCCCGACTACGGTGCGACGGTGAACCCCAACCGCGACGTCGGCCCGTTCATCATGAACCCGGAAGGCGTGTCGCGGCTGTTCGCGCGCAAGCTCATGGCCGAGGGGCCGTTCCCCGAACACTATGAGCCGTTCGAAAGCCCGGTGGCCAACGTCCTGCACCCGAATACCTCCGCCAATCCCACCGCGCGGGTGTTCCAGGGCGACCTGGAGGCGTTCGGCACCTCAGACGCGTTCCCCTATGTCGCCACGACCTATCGCCTGGTGGAGCATTTCCACTGGTGGACGAAGACCGCGAAGCTGAACGCGATCGTGCAGCCCGAGTTCTTCGTCGAGATCAACCCGGCTCTGGCTGCGGAAAAGGGCATCTCCAACGGCGACTGGGTGCGCGTCTCGTCCAACCGCGGCTCCGTCAAGGGCAAGGCGGTGGTGACCAAGCGCATCCCCGAGCTGAAGGTCGACGGCAAGACCGTGCACGTGGTCGGCATGCCGCTGCACTACGGCTTCGTCGGGGAGACCAAGGTGGCCATCGGCGTCAACGCGCTGACGCCCTATGTCGGCGACGCGAACACCAACACGCCGGAATACAAGGCGTTCCTAGTCAACATCGAGCGCTCCGACGCGCCGAGCGTGGCATAG
- the fdxH gene encoding formate dehydrogenase subunit beta, with translation MAYIQPKLDLVRRSASSGAEPALSRETEVAKLIDISKCIGCKACQVACMEWNELRQEPEENVGVYDNPHDLNPNTWTLMRYTEYENTAEDRLEWLIRKDGCMHCTDPGCLKACPSPGAIVQYSNGIVDFISEACIGCGYCVKGCPFNIPRISKADHKAYKCTLCSDRVAEGMGPACAKACPTKAITFGSKDDMIALANERVEDLKERGYARAGLYDPPGVNGTHVMYVLHHADKPSLYAGLPDAPRISPLVETWKGVTKYAGMLAMGAAAVVGIGHYLMAGPNEVSEHDEAEARKLKEGRDA, from the coding sequence ATGGCTTACATCCAACCGAAACTCGACCTTGTCCGGCGCTCGGCCAGTTCCGGCGCCGAGCCGGCGCTGAGCCGCGAAACCGAGGTCGCCAAGCTCATCGACATTTCCAAATGCATCGGCTGCAAGGCGTGCCAGGTGGCCTGCATGGAATGGAACGAGCTGCGCCAGGAACCGGAAGAGAACGTGGGGGTCTACGACAACCCCCACGACCTCAATCCGAACACCTGGACGCTGATGCGCTACACGGAATACGAGAACACCGCGGAGGACCGGCTGGAATGGCTGATCCGCAAGGACGGCTGCATGCATTGCACCGATCCCGGCTGCCTCAAGGCGTGCCCGTCTCCGGGCGCGATCGTCCAGTATTCCAACGGGATCGTGGACTTCATCTCGGAAGCCTGCATCGGCTGTGGCTATTGCGTGAAGGGCTGTCCGTTCAACATCCCGCGCATCTCGAAGGCCGACCACAAGGCCTACAAGTGCACCCTGTGCTCGGACCGCGTGGCCGAGGGCATGGGACCGGCCTGCGCCAAGGCCTGTCCGACCAAGGCGATCACGTTCGGGTCCAAGGACGACATGATCGCCCTGGCCAACGAGCGGGTCGAGGACCTGAAGGAGCGCGGCTATGCCAGGGCCGGGCTCTACGATCCGCCGGGCGTGAACGGCACGCATGTCATGTATGTGCTGCACCATGCCGACAAGCCCTCGCTTTACGCCGGGCTGCCGGACGCGCCGCGCATCAGCCCGCTGGTCGAGACATGGAAGGGCGTCACCAAATACGCCGGCATGCTCGCCATGGGGGCGGCGGCGGTCGTGGGCATCGGCCATTACCTCATGGCCGGCCCCAACGAGGTGTCCGAACATGACGAGGCGGAAGCCCGCAAGCTGAAGGAGGGGCGCGATGCCTGA
- a CDS encoding tetratricopeptide repeat protein, whose translation MLKRLFGARPDPEAELKRAIGLLDAGRVEAALDLLVPLAKAGHARAQAEVGTILLSVQGIRPDDEAAVKWLIAAALQGDPAGARMLGFAYLDGRGVPVDAVTARDLLKKAAAGGDLLAAEHLAEMFGDADGPHADLPVARVYAEQAAKGGRSAAMLRLGRMLYDGAGGEVDPVAAAWWWALAARAGEADALVLLGVARALGRGTARDPVQGCALVLKGCEAGSALAGVYLHGLMAGLDARQRGEAEALATAPLAELLP comes from the coding sequence ATGCTGAAGAGGCTGTTCGGTGCCAGGCCCGATCCCGAAGCGGAACTGAAACGGGCCATCGGCCTGCTCGACGCGGGCAGGGTGGAGGCGGCGCTTGACCTCCTGGTGCCGCTCGCCAAGGCCGGTCATGCGCGTGCGCAGGCCGAGGTGGGCACCATACTGCTCAGCGTGCAGGGGATCCGCCCCGACGACGAGGCGGCAGTCAAATGGCTCATCGCCGCGGCCCTGCAGGGCGATCCGGCAGGAGCGCGGATGCTGGGCTTTGCCTATCTCGACGGACGCGGCGTGCCGGTCGACGCGGTGACCGCCCGCGATCTGCTTAAGAAGGCGGCCGCCGGGGGCGACCTGCTTGCCGCCGAGCATCTGGCCGAGATGTTCGGCGATGCGGACGGCCCCCATGCGGACCTGCCGGTGGCGCGCGTCTATGCCGAACAGGCGGCAAAGGGCGGGCGCAGCGCGGCGATGCTGCGGCTGGGGCGGATGCTCTACGACGGTGCCGGGGGCGAGGTCGACCCGGTGGCGGCGGCCTGGTGGTGGGCCCTTGCCGCACGGGCAGGCGAGGCCGATGCGCTGGTGCTCCTGGGCGTCGCCCGCGCGCTCGGACGCGGCACGGCACGCGATCCGGTGCAGGGCTGCGCGCTGGTGCTGAAGGGGTGCGAGGCCGGCAGCGCGCTGGCCGGCGTCTATCTGCACGGGCTCATGGCCGGGCTCGATGCCCGCCAGCGGGGCGAGGCGGAGGCGCTTGCCACCGCGCCGCTTGCGGAGTTGCTGCCATGA
- the fdhE gene encoding formate dehydrogenase accessory protein FdhE, with protein sequence MPRAGSHSSAPDPTSIGEVAAPPFALTPNPDKVFAARARRFADLAARGDDLAPYLLFLSGLCAAQAGILAGLPPVVLPAEDERARSSRHGMPQLGRTGLAGDPVALATFDALLAALDGGPMPAQTQAAVTRLRAASPESRGALLDDALAEQADPTRIAETVLAAAALQVHMTRMAAGLDADSLKKVANGACPACGGAPVASAVVGREGMANTRFCTCALCATEWHVVRVLCLSCGNERGLVFHGIEGGDDNVKAETCPTCSSYTKIVYQNRDPALDPLADDVGSLALDLMLAETGKTRFSVNPFLIGY encoded by the coding sequence ATGCCGCGTGCCGGCTCTCATTCGTCTGCGCCCGATCCGACCAGCATCGGCGAGGTGGCAGCCCCGCCATTCGCCCTCACCCCCAACCCGGACAAGGTGTTTGCCGCGCGCGCCCGGCGCTTCGCCGACCTGGCGGCGCGGGGCGACGACCTTGCTCCTTATCTCCTGTTCCTGTCCGGTCTGTGTGCCGCCCAGGCAGGCATCCTGGCCGGACTGCCGCCGGTCGTGCTGCCTGCCGAGGACGAGCGCGCAAGGTCCAGCCGGCACGGCATGCCGCAGCTCGGACGCACGGGACTGGCCGGCGACCCGGTCGCGCTCGCCACTTTCGACGCCCTGCTGGCCGCGCTCGACGGCGGGCCCATGCCGGCCCAGACCCAGGCGGCGGTGACGCGGCTGCGGGCCGCCAGCCCGGAGAGCCGCGGCGCGCTGCTCGACGATGCGCTGGCCGAGCAGGCGGATCCGACGCGGATCGCGGAAACGGTGCTGGCTGCCGCGGCGCTGCAAGTGCACATGACGCGCATGGCCGCCGGACTGGATGCCGACAGCCTGAAAAAGGTCGCTAACGGCGCCTGCCCGGCCTGCGGCGGCGCGCCGGTGGCCAGCGCCGTGGTCGGGCGCGAGGGCATGGCCAACACCCGCTTCTGCACCTGCGCGCTGTGCGCCACCGAATGGCACGTCGTGCGCGTGCTGTGCCTCAGTTGCGGCAACGAGCGCGGACTGGTCTTCCACGGCATCGAGGGCGGCGACGACAACGTCAAGGCCGAGACCTGCCCGACGTGCTCGAGCTACACCAAGATCGTCTATCAGAACCGGGATCCCGCGCTCGATCCGCTCGCCGACGACGTCGGCTCCCTGGCGCTCGACCTGATGCTGGCGGAGACCGGCAAGACGCGCTTCTCGGTCAATCCGTTCCTCATCGGCTACTGA
- the selD gene encoding selenide, water dikinase SelD: protein MRAPLPLTQDILLIGGGHAHALVLRMWGMAPLAGARITVVNPGPVAPYTGMLPGAIAGHYRRDEMMIDLVRLTRFAGARAILDRVVGLDPEARQARLASGRVLAYDVASIDIGIASDLPHLPGYAEHGVSAKPLGDYSEQWQRFVADAPQAPHLTVIGGGVGGVELALASAHRLAAAGRQPRITVVERQATALPGVAPATRRSLLAAMDAHGIALRTDVSVARILADAVDLTDGSRLRSDFTLSVAGSQPQAWLAETGLVLHDGFVVVSPTLQSSDPAVFAAGDCAHLAFAPRPKAGVYAVREAPVLFHNLRAAVAGGAMRRYAPQRDYLKLISMGGKAAVADKFGLRIGGRWLWQIKDSIDRRFMTRFDAYPAMPVEPLPQPHARGLAEAMGTKPMCGGCGAKVGSVTLAEALAALPPPQRDDLLSGPGDDAAVLSVGGMRQVITTDHLRAFVGDPHLMARLAAIHALGDIWAMGAAPQIALAQITLPRLSERLQARMLAEVMAAAGAVFRDAGAELAGGHTAVGDELTIGFTVTGLASAPVAKHAAQPSDCLILTKPIGTGVVLAAEMALARTRRTGGPMLGEAWAACIAAMARPLGMAADILRGSARAMTDVTGFGLAGHLWEMLGHGRLSARLDLSAIPLLPGAADLAEQGIASTLMPANRAALDHHVDGPRGATTDLLFDPQTCGGLLAALPAEAVDKAMAALDAAGEAAVRIGTVEAGAATAGQGRIVLV from the coding sequence ATGCGTGCGCCCCTTCCCCTGACCCAGGACATCCTTCTGATCGGCGGTGGCCATGCCCATGCGCTGGTGCTGCGCATGTGGGGCATGGCACCGCTCGCCGGCGCGCGCATCACGGTGGTCAATCCGGGCCCCGTCGCGCCTTACACGGGCATGCTGCCCGGAGCGATCGCCGGCCACTACAGGCGCGACGAGATGATGATCGACCTGGTCCGCCTCACCCGCTTTGCCGGAGCCCGGGCGATCCTGGACCGGGTGGTCGGCCTTGACCCTGAGGCGCGCCAGGCGCGGCTCGCTTCGGGCCGGGTGCTGGCCTACGACGTCGCCTCGATCGACATCGGCATCGCCTCCGACCTGCCGCATCTCCCCGGCTATGCCGAACACGGTGTCAGCGCCAAGCCTCTCGGCGACTACAGCGAGCAGTGGCAGCGGTTTGTCGCCGATGCGCCGCAGGCGCCGCACCTGACCGTCATCGGCGGCGGCGTGGGCGGCGTCGAACTGGCGCTGGCCTCGGCCCATCGCCTGGCGGCGGCCGGTCGACAGCCGCGGATTACCGTGGTGGAACGGCAGGCCACGGCGCTGCCGGGCGTCGCCCCGGCGACACGGCGCAGCTTGCTGGCTGCCATGGACGCCCATGGCATCGCATTGCGGACCGACGTCTCTGTCGCCCGGATCCTGGCAGACGCCGTTGACCTGACGGACGGCTCCCGCCTGCGCTCGGACTTCACCCTGTCGGTCGCGGGCTCGCAGCCGCAGGCCTGGCTGGCCGAGACCGGGCTCGTTCTGCATGACGGCTTCGTCGTCGTCTCGCCGACGCTGCAATCCTCGGATCCGGCGGTCTTCGCCGCCGGCGACTGCGCCCATCTGGCCTTCGCCCCGCGTCCCAAGGCCGGCGTCTATGCGGTGCGCGAGGCACCGGTCCTCTTCCACAACCTGCGCGCCGCCGTCGCCGGCGGCGCCATGCGCCGTTATGCGCCGCAGCGCGACTACCTGAAGCTGATCTCCATGGGCGGCAAGGCCGCTGTGGCCGACAAGTTCGGCCTGCGCATCGGCGGCCGCTGGCTGTGGCAGATCAAGGACAGCATCGACCGACGGTTCATGACCAGGTTCGACGCCTATCCCGCCATGCCCGTAGAGCCCCTGCCGCAACCGCACGCCAGGGGGTTGGCCGAGGCGATGGGGACCAAGCCGATGTGTGGCGGTTGTGGTGCCAAGGTCGGCAGCGTCACCCTGGCCGAGGCCCTGGCTGCCCTGCCCCCGCCGCAGCGCGACGACCTGCTCTCCGGCCCGGGCGACGATGCCGCGGTGCTGTCCGTCGGCGGCATGCGGCAGGTGATCACCACCGACCACCTGCGCGCCTTCGTCGGCGATCCCCATCTCATGGCGCGCCTTGCCGCGATCCACGCGCTTGGCGACATCTGGGCCATGGGCGCCGCGCCGCAGATCGCGCTGGCGCAAATCACCCTCCCGCGCCTGTCGGAACGGCTGCAGGCGCGGATGCTCGCCGAAGTCATGGCCGCTGCCGGCGCCGTGTTCCGCGACGCTGGAGCAGAGTTGGCCGGCGGCCACACGGCGGTCGGAGACGAACTGACCATCGGCTTCACGGTCACGGGCCTGGCGTCGGCTCCAGTGGCCAAGCACGCCGCGCAGCCGAGCGATTGTCTGATCCTGACCAAGCCGATCGGCACCGGCGTGGTGCTGGCCGCCGAGATGGCGCTCGCCCGCACGCGCCGGACCGGAGGCCCGATGCTCGGAGAGGCCTGGGCCGCCTGCATCGCCGCGATGGCCCGCCCGCTCGGTATGGCCGCCGACATCCTGCGCGGATCCGCCCGTGCGATGACCGACGTCACGGGCTTCGGCCTCGCCGGCCATCTGTGGGAGATGCTCGGCCACGGCCGTCTCTCGGCGCGGCTGGATCTGTCTGCAATCCCGCTCCTGCCGGGGGCCGCGGATCTCGCCGAGCAGGGCATTGCCTCGACGCTGATGCCGGCCAACCGGGCCGCCCTCGACCATCACGTCGACGGACCGCGGGGCGCGACAACCGATCTCCTGTTTGATCCGCAGACCTGCGGCGGGTTGCTGGCCGCGCTGCCGGCCGAGGCGGTGGACAAGGCGATGGCAGCGCTCGATGCCGCCGGCGAGGCCGCGGTTCGGATCGGCACGGTCGAGGCCGGAGCCGCGACGGCCGGCCAGGGCCGGATCGTCCTGGTCTGA
- the selA gene encoding L-seryl-tRNA(Sec) selenium transferase codes for MGQGFANLPSVDEVLRGPAGQLCSARFGHAATLSEVRAGLEALRARLRADPAAAPDRSAAAEGLGRQALAALERADASRMVRVFNLTGTVLHTNLGRAIYADSAVEAATRAMRHPLALEYDLESGRRGQRDDAVQQLVSELTGAEDACLVNNNAAAVLLVLAALGQGRETIVSRGELIEIGGSFRMPAIMEAAGTRLREVGTTNRTHPQDYAGAIGPQTALLMKVHTSNYLIQGFTRETTTAELALLAREAGLPLVDDLGSGTLVDLSRWGLARERTVQDALRDGADLVTFSGDKLLGGPQAGFIVGRRDLVRACASHPIKRAVRLDKVRLAALEATLKLYRDPDRLAERLPTLAAFARGVEDLRALAARLAPAVAAATGRAVEIAETRSQIGSGALPLETIPSIALCLPAAGGEADRLAVAFRRLPIPVVGRLEGGAVLLDLRCLDDEDAFVAQLPAFGMEAPC; via the coding sequence ATGGGCCAGGGGTTCGCAAACCTGCCGTCGGTGGACGAGGTGCTGCGCGGGCCGGCCGGACAGCTGTGCAGCGCGCGCTTCGGCCATGCGGCGACGCTGTCGGAGGTGCGCGCCGGGCTCGAGGCCCTGCGCGCGCGGCTGCGCGCCGATCCGGCGGCGGCGCCCGACCGTTCGGCGGCGGCGGAAGGGCTCGGCCGCCAGGCGCTCGCGGCGCTCGAGCGGGCCGACGCGTCGAGGATGGTGCGCGTCTTCAACCTCACAGGCACGGTCCTGCACACCAATCTGGGTCGGGCGATCTATGCCGACTCCGCGGTCGAGGCGGCGACCCGCGCCATGCGCCACCCGCTGGCGCTGGAATACGACCTGGAGTCCGGCCGGCGCGGCCAGCGCGACGATGCCGTGCAGCAGCTTGTGAGCGAACTGACCGGGGCGGAGGACGCTTGTCTCGTCAACAACAACGCCGCCGCCGTGCTGCTGGTGCTGGCGGCGCTGGGGCAGGGGCGCGAGACGATCGTGTCGCGCGGCGAACTGATCGAGATCGGTGGCTCGTTCCGCATGCCGGCGATCATGGAGGCGGCGGGGACGCGCCTGCGCGAGGTGGGAACCACCAACCGGACGCATCCGCAGGACTATGCCGGCGCCATCGGACCCCAGACGGCCCTGCTGATGAAGGTACATACCTCGAACTACCTGATCCAGGGCTTCACGAGGGAAACCACCACCGCCGAGTTGGCGCTGCTCGCCCGCGAGGCCGGCTTGCCGCTCGTCGACGACCTCGGCTCGGGCACGCTGGTCGACCTGTCCCGCTGGGGGCTGGCGCGCGAGCGCACGGTGCAGGACGCGCTGCGCGACGGCGCGGATCTGGTGACCTTCTCGGGCGACAAGCTGCTGGGCGGGCCGCAGGCGGGGTTCATCGTCGGGCGGCGCGATCTGGTGCGCGCCTGCGCCAGTCACCCGATCAAGCGCGCCGTGCGGCTCGACAAGGTGCGGCTAGCGGCGCTGGAGGCGACGCTCAAGCTCTATCGCGATCCGGATCGGTTGGCCGAGCGCCTGCCGACGCTGGCGGCCTTCGCGCGCGGGGTCGAGGACCTGCGTGCGCTCGCCGCTCGGCTCGCGCCTGCCGTCGCCGCGGCCACCGGCCGTGCGGTGGAGATCGCCGAGACCCGCAGCCAGATCGGCTCCGGAGCGCTGCCGCTGGAGACGATTCCTTCGATCGCGCTGTGCCTGCCGGCCGCCGGGGGCGAGGCCGACCGGCTCGCTGTCGCCTTTCGCCGCCTGCCGATCCCGGTGGTCGGGCGCCTCGAGGGCGGTGCGGTGCTGCTCGACCTGCGCTGCCTAGACGACGAGGACGCCTTTGTCGCGCAGCTGCCTGCCTTTGGCATGGAGGCACCATGCTGA
- a CDS encoding formate dehydrogenase subunit gamma: MPEKTYVRRYSAGARLNHWVTAVSLVLLALSGLALFHPSLFFLSGLFGGGANVREFHPWIGLVLAVSFLGLFFRFWRLNLWERTDNVWLTRLRSVLAGREEDLPEIGKYNAGQKMVFWLMSILIVALFLSGVVLWDQQHDWLAANLGLSFTIEQSRVAVLIHAIAAVIAIVVWIVHVYAAIWVKGTISAMTRGEVTGGWGWRHHRRWLREEVARGGKSRPAE, translated from the coding sequence ATGCCTGAGAAGACCTACGTCAGGCGCTACTCGGCGGGCGCCCGCCTGAACCACTGGGTGACGGCCGTCAGCCTCGTGCTGCTGGCGCTGTCCGGCCTGGCACTGTTCCATCCGAGCCTGTTCTTCCTGTCGGGGCTGTTCGGCGGCGGCGCCAACGTGCGCGAGTTCCATCCCTGGATCGGGCTGGTTCTGGCGGTCAGCTTCCTGGGCCTGTTCTTCCGGTTCTGGAGGCTCAATCTCTGGGAGCGGACGGACAACGTCTGGCTGACGCGCCTGCGCTCGGTCCTCGCCGGCCGGGAAGAGGATCTGCCCGAGATCGGCAAGTACAACGCCGGCCAGAAGATGGTGTTCTGGCTGATGTCGATCCTGATCGTCGCGCTGTTCCTCAGCGGGGTCGTGCTGTGGGACCAGCAGCACGACTGGCTGGCCGCCAACCTCGGGCTGAGCTTCACGATCGAACAAAGCCGGGTCGCGGTGCTGATCCATGCCATCGCGGCGGTGATCGCCATCGTCGTGTGGATCGTTCATGTCTATGCCGCGATCTGGGTCAAGGGCACCATCTCGGCCATGACGAGGGGCGAGGTGACGGGCGGCTGGGGCTGGCGGCATCACCGTCGCTGGCTGCGCGAGGAGGTCGCCCGGGGCGGCAAGTCCCGTCCGGCGGAGTGA